GCGTCATTTCATGTCAGTTTTCATCGTCAAAAAAGACCACCGAATGGTTATTGCCACGCAGGGTGATGTGATGGGGATTCCCAGCGGCTATGATGCAGGCGATTCTTGGCATGTGGGGAAGGTAACTTGAATAAGATTAGTAGTATGACATCTTCAAGGGCAGAATTATTAACTGTCGCGTCTGGCTCAAATTTCACAAATACGCTTTTCCCCGCCAGCTAAAACCGTCTATCTGCCTGGCGGCAAGGTGTTTTTGGGCATATTCAGCCACAAGGCCAGAACTCACCAGAAAGCAGCAGACTTCCTCATCCAACTCCCCACAACGAGCCATACGTTCGATAATTCCCATTGATTCGGAGATGCATTTCCCTAGTTTATAGGGTCGATCCGCTGCCGTTAAGGCCTCAAAAACATCAAAAACGGCCAAGGCTCTGGCAGGAAAGGGCAGCTCATCTTTAACCAAACCCAGGGGATAGCCTGCCCCGTCCAGTCGCTCATGGTGCATGCCGGCATAGGCCGGAACATTTTCGTGCTTCTTGGGAAACGGCAGCGACTCAAGCATTTCTCGGGTAACCACCACATGCTTATTAATTACCTGACGTTCAGCACTGTTCAGCGTTCCGCGCTGTACCAGCAAATTTTCAACCTCATTTTCAGAGAGCAACGGCAACTTTTCACCACCTAATTCGAAGGTAATTTGAGCCACCTCAGCAATTTTTTTAACTTTTTCAGCGCTCAGAAATTCACCCCCGCCATTAACCTGTTCCAAAAAAACCTGTACATCATCCAGGTATGACAGATATGCCTCCAGAGAGTCAAATCCCTCAAAGAGCGCCGCCTCTTTTTTGTCTGCTCCAGCCTCCGCTTTCATCTGCCTAATAACGGCCTCTTTTTTGAGCAGTTCAAGGCGATAGCTAATTATTTCAATACGATCGACGATAGTCTCAAGTTTAGTTGCCTTATCAATGACATGCTCAGGCGTAACAATTTTACCGACATCATGAAGCCAGGCGGCCAGCAGCAACTCTTTTTTACCGTCTTCAGAAAACGATTTATCGGCAAACAGCCCTTCACTCTGACTGTTTACTTTATCGACAAAGAGTTCTGTAATTTCTACGACCCGCTGAATATGTCCGGCAGTATATGGCGACTTCT
This portion of the Desulfobulbaceae bacterium genome encodes:
- a CDS encoding GAF domain-containing protein, with translation MSDQSKAQGSELAWQEMVVELVKVGAALSAEQDYRKLLKMIVDLAQRFTNADGCTLYIKDENEPYLRFSLVSNASLNICRGADGHDVMWPPIPLCDNLGRENHRNVSAHCALTGEVITISDVYEAEFDFQGTKDFDLTTGYRSKSMFVLPLKDHENEIIGVVQLLNAQDRRTGQVIDFKGTDVDIVVSLASQAAISLTKRRLINSLEKLLYATVEMIGRAIDEKSPYTAGHIQRVVEITELFVDKVNSQSEGLFADKSFSEDGKKELLLAAWLHDVGKIVTPEHVIDKATKLETIVDRIEIISYRLELLKKEAVIRQMKAEAGADKKEAALFEGFDSLEAYLSYLDDVQVFLEQVNGGGEFLSAEKVKKIAEVAQITFELGGEKLPLLSENEVENLLVQRGTLNSAERQVINKHVVVTREMLESLPFPKKHENVPAYAGMHHERLDGAGYPLGLVKDELPFPARALAVFDVFEALTAADRPYKLGKCISESMGIIERMARCGELDEEVCCFLVSSGLVAEYAQKHLAARQIDGFSWRGKAYL